cgcataaacacaaacaaactagtgatagactatcactataacaaatattaataataatgggtcATTACTTACAATTAGGCTACAGTTTGACTTTCCGGGCCTTCCGCTGGGCAAAGTCATTAATAATTCCTGACAACAGTTCAACtctcaagcctgatttatggttccgcgttaaatcgacgccgtagggtacgcggcgacgcgcgccgtacggtgtgcgtcgccgcgtaccctacggcgtaatctgcgttggtgtaacgcggaaccataaatcagccttaactcctttcctctcctcactcgCCAACTCTTCCTCTACGCAAATATGGGTTACACATGCGCACTACACCGCCATCATCCGAGATCATctataaattaaaaattttatttaaactagatatatctttataaccagcccataacattgatgtaaacacaaaaaaaaaaaaaaaaaaaagtccaagcccgcacgtccccaggtcctgcgcgtgcgggccctggacaagTACTgagtactggagtactggaaAAGTAAATTAATTTGATCACGGTGATGATTGCACACCATGTTGATGGACGCAGGTGTTGCTGCAGAGCAGAGGTGAACTTTTTTGACCGTGCTGTGGAGTATAAAAGCcacgttttttttattgttgtttgagTGGAAAATGGACGTAAAACCCAGAGGCAGTTGGATGCATTTCGTTGTATTGGAAAACACGATCTGTAAgtaaatcatctttattggaaaAAGCGGACATTTTCATCATCGTGTGCAATAATGATTCATCACAAATAAGTGAAGTTAGCAACCAGAGGTAGCCTTTTTAATAGGCAAAAGGGGACACAagacttagttttttttattttggcgtAATTCCCTTGTTTACGAAGCAGTATGGTGTGGAAAAACGTAGGTTTTGGCTGAATTGCTTTGTAGCCCGGATGTTTATAATAGAGGTggttcatttttaatttctgaCTGTCTTTTTGGCTGCTATATTGTATAGCTAAACTCTTCTGCTGCAGAGATGATATGGAGATCTAGGGGGAGTGTCTGTGCTGTCAGCGACAGGTGTTATGAGTGCTGTTGTTTGGAATGAAAGATGTGTTCAATGCGGGAGATGTGAAACTTTATTTCAGTGATGATGATGTCAAACAGCTAGGTTTCTGTGACTGATGTTTGTGAATACTGCCTTTGCGTTAGGGGCTATTACCTGTCTCTTCCCTGCCTCTTTGGTGCGTCTCACTGCTCTTTCCTTGCGGCGGACTGATGACTGATGTCAGTGTGTACAGGGCGGTCTGTAGAGCACCAGTTATACTCAGAGCAAGTACCAACCAAccccgtgacgtcacggccaagATGGCGGCGTCCGTGCTATGAAAGCTATAACGggagttctttttattttttattgtattacgtttttcatgtttattacataattgGTGAATAGAGTGGATATCCATTTAGCAAATAATGTATACTTGACTGACTGCTTCATTTCCACTTTAACTAAACTCTACAAATTCAGCTAAGCAGTCCAAAATCTAACAAGAACGCTGCCTGACGTTTTTTGAAAGCTAACAAAAGTACAGAGAACTGTTTTGGATTCCCCTTTTATTTATTGAAAACAAAATTCTAAAACTTGTCCACCAATTTCTAGGATGTACTGTACATTCATTCTGACCCTGAGGAAAAAGTTATTCTCAGAATTTGTTAAAAGTCCAACATTTCCATgacatttgatttttttccattatgagTGTATGTAAACTTCCCTGTGGAACTGTGAGTGATAACAAGTTAATCAGAAACCAAAACAGTTTGTCCTAACTGCCAAATGTGTGCTTCCTATGGTTTCCTTCTCTCATAAAATTGAATGTATGAATCTACAGTATGTGGTGGCACCATTGTAATTTCACAAGTTACTGAGACCCCATTACATCAAATAAAGTCGGTGCTGGGCTTAGAAAACTTAGCCCAGAGGAAAAACCTTCAAATTtacatgttttctgttttcaaGTGACCGTACAGTGGTTACAGTTATTCAACATCTGATCTTCTTTTAACTGATATAAAATGTTGTCATGTCCTCCAAACTTCTCTATTCTGGACATGCCTGTAGACAGGCAATAATAATTAAACTGCATCTTTTGAAGTTTCTGCAGTTTAAGGGTTTTATATCAAATAAAAATTGTTTTAGACTAATAAACTCAAAGTATGTTGTATTTTCAGTCACAAAGATTGAATCACCAATACTAAACTTTAaataaccaaaagaaaaaacaagattagTTGACAGTACATAAGATAAATGTGTTTGCCCTGAGGCACTTGATAGTGGCTGTgatttaataacaaaaaataactaccccacccccccccacacacacactcacacactacCTTTCCTGTCAAAGGAGTCATACAGTTTTTCTCAAAAGTATTCAAAGTTGCATTCAAATTGTCAATTCAGAAATAATGCACATGGTGTGACTCTCACTGACAATCGTCATCATTGTAGTGTTCATCTAGAGTTTAGTGTCTGGTACAGTAACAATGGCAAATATCAAAAATGCTACAGAGGTGGAGAACAATACATCATGTATGACGAAGatctacaaataaaattaattatatCTTTTATAATTGGGAGGGCAAAGAGATGAGAGGGAGAGACCAGAACAGATGGTCAGAAAGCTAGAGGAGGAGAGACATGGAAGCTGGGCATCAacatggagagaaaaaaaaaaaaaaaaaaaaaatcctactgaGGATAGTTGTTCTGTTGCCGGCGCTTCGCTGACCTCATTTTCTCAAAGCGTGATTCCATTTCCTCAAGGACTTTGGGGGTGTACCTCACTACCAGCTTCACTGTGCCCTGAGCTGCTTTGAGGAGTTCCACAGCTTTCTCATGATGTTCACCTTCAACACTCTGGGAGACGAGGAAAACAACAGATTTAATGTACAATACCTTCAGTAAGGGACATGACTAAGAATCTCGAGTTATTATATAATGATACAAAGCAGCTGTTAAGATCAAAAAGTTATGCATTAACCTTGAAGGAACAGAgacattgttttgttgtttttttaattggtaCAGAAGTGAAAACTGCTCCAATATAAATGTGACACAAATATAAAATactgaataataagaaaaagcaGACGTGTCGATTATTAATGCACTATTTCAATTTGCAGTGTTGTAACATTTCTGATTTAaaattttactgtatattgagaatgtgaaaacaaggaaaaaatatATGACACATTTTTGAATGCACAAATATTTGGAGAAAGTCTGTGCTTTGTAACTCAGTGTTGATCCcttgaaaacacattttttagaCAGTTAGGAACCAGAAACTAACACTTTGTTCTCAATTTAAAAGCGTAATCTTGGACTTCTTGTTTATTTACTTAAGTTTATTTTACTGCACAGATTAGAGAATGTGGTTGGGATTAAAAGGACAGTTCTAGGTTGGTTTatatcatatctatctgacagattccagtttgttcatgtacacgaggtttcttcagaacagacgagggtctgctatggttTTCTGCAGGGTTCAATGCTAGGGCCAATCTCGTTGAATGCAGAATTATGGCATAAAccttcattgctatgctgatgatacgcagctctatttgtctatgaagccagatgaaacagatcTTAAACTTCAGGCAggtcttaaggctgaattatgcttctgcgtcaaaacgacgccgtgtctacggcgtgtggtttttgtacacgcagaggacacgccgtcacatgcgccgtcagtgacgtgcacctcccgaaaattgtaactacgcgtcgaggagacgccgaccacacgcagacggagagggctgtgattggttcgtttgaaagcgaagcatttccggtttccggtttgaagcagtagtgaacttccagggcttttttcttcgtttatatgtgattttttttgtttttgttttttgcacaatagttgtccttatttctttgatttactgtgaccggaaaaagtcggataaaccattcagaaaaagatcgctaactagtggccgcggggggtactgcaccgcgaccaaatggagagacggagtactctgaacgattcgtgacggcgtcacgggtgcgccgtgtgctctgcgtgtttgtgacgcagaaccatacccgcacctttagggacatcaaggactggatgtccactaaTGGAACCCCTTGCTTAAACAAGATATTGATGGCTTCTTCTGGGTGGTCTGTGGCTACTAACAACTGAATTaacttccattttttttttctcaaaactgatAGTGTATTAACATTCAAACTAAATATAATTTATCTTCTGTCCAGGATGTTATAGATAAAGATGTACACGGACGtataaattacaaacaaaaaggGCAGAGACTGAAACAGAGGTGTGAGTCAAGCATCAAAGTAATCACGCTTGTGTAAGTTATGATTCTTTAATTGAACGTACCACCCCGTTAACAGAGAGAAGCTGATCGCCTCTTTTCAGGCCTCCATGGCGGTCGGCGATGCCTCCTGGGATGATCCTTGAGATGTAAATAGGCGAGTTCTGCTCCTTTCCACCCATTATATTGAAGCCCAGGCCTTCTTCTGTCTTCGGCAGCTCCACAACTCGTGGATGTGAGTGTCCTTCACTTGCTGCAAAAGCTGCCACTGTAGCCTATAAACAAGCAAACCATGTCTTCAGCCTTTTATTGCAATCAACGAATGTTGTGAACTGTTCAAGAAAAGTGTGATAGAAAAacctttattgaacaaaacatctgaaattcatataaaagaaaatatttggtCAGTGGCAGAATTTTTCTGTATAGTCTGAACTCctctcacagtccaaaaacatgcctgTTAGGCTAAATGGTGATACTAAACTGTCCATGAGCGTGAGCATGTGTGACTGGCTGTCTATACGTGGCAacttgtccagggtgtacccttgCTTTTCACTCGAGGACAActgggataagctccagcacTTCCCCATGACTTATAGGAATAAGTAACTATAAATGATGCATGTGTCATGGATCCACAATGGCTGCATTACACATGTCTCAACTGTATTGCAGGTGCTTTCTCTCAAGAGTTTCGTTGTGGTGTTTATTTTTACACCCATGAATTAAAAATGACGGCAGTGGTTTTCAGAAAAATACAGTCAAAATATTTGACATGATATTGACCTTTATCAACAACAATACACATTCAATTGCAGTATAGTGTGTAGCCAATATGTGTGAAgccaatataaagaatatatttacagtttggacaatatttttttctgaatttCCAAGTCTCAAATTACAATTTGGTCATTTCTTTTGTCTTCACTTTTCAATTGATATAAAGCAAAATCTGTGCATTTATTACCATTAGAAAAAGCAAAGgttattttcaaaaaaagattGTGTAGGCAACTGAACCACAAACAGAAAGGTTCCCATAGTGAGTACACACATACAGCCGTGACGCATTGATGCAGTATTCATAATATTGTACATTAAGTCTGTAGTATCAATATTACACATGCAACGCACACCCCATGTCATCGATGGGAAGCCAGCCTCAGAAAGTAACTGATTTTGGTTTACCTTAGCTGTGGCGTTGGCCCTGACCTCAGGACTGCTGGTTATATCCACAGTTTCATACACATGCTCATAAACCTGAAAAGAAagaacacaaaataaacaaactgaacaaaattaaataccaGTAAAGTGGACAGACTTCCAtccttccaaaaaaaaaaatgcctcaCTTCTCTGACAGCATTACAGAATTCACTCTGCAAGACCCTCTGCAGCGCCTGAAGCTTCTGAGGAGGCACCTCCCCTGTCCTCTGGAGTTTATCAAGCAGTTCAATTGCACGGTTGATATCTgtcaacagaaaaaaatacacCACCATCAAATCTTTGGAATCCATATCTGCCagtg
This genomic interval from Cololabis saira isolate AMF1-May2022 chromosome 2, fColSai1.1, whole genome shotgun sequence contains the following:
- the LOC133420504 gene encoding protein lin-7 homolog C → MASLGEPVRLERDINRAIELLDKLQRTGEVPPQKLQALQRVLQSEFCNAVREVYEHVYETVDITSSPEVRANATAKATVAAFAASEGHSHPRVVELPKTEEGLGFNIMGGKEQNSPIYISRIIPGGIADRHGGLKRGDQLLSVNGVSVEGEHHEKAVELLKAAQGTVKLVVRYTPKVLEEMESRFEKMRSAKRRQQNNYPQ